GCGCATCGGCGTGGGCCCGGCATGGGCCGACTGGCCCCGCAGGGTCACGTCGAACCAGCGCATGCCCTGCACGCCGGTGACCACGCCAATGGCCTCTTGCTCCTCCTCCAGCACCGGCCCCTGCTCGATGTGCAGCTCGAAGAAGGCATCGAGTCGCGGTTCGCCCACCGGCAGCTCGCCGGCGAAGCCGCAGGCGGACAGCGCCTCGCCGAAGGAGACGCCGTCGCGATCCTTGCGAGCCAGGGTCGACTCGACACTGAATTCGCCGGCATAGGTGCCGGAGGCCACCATGGCCGGGGCGAAGCGGCTGCCCTCCTCGTTGGTCCACACCACCAGCTCCAGCGGGCGCTCGGTGACGATGCCCCGGTCATGCAGGGTACGGAATACCTCGAGCCCCGCCAGCACCCCGAGGATGCCGTCGAAGCGTCCGCCCTTGGGCTGGGTGTCGAGATGGCTGCCGGTGGCCACCGGATCGAGGTCGTCGCGCTTGCCAGGGCGACGGAGAAAGAGATTGCCGACCCGATCGGTGCGCAGCGTGCAGCCGAGCGCCTCGCACCATTCGATCAGCAGGCGCCGACCGGCGGCGTCCTCCTCGGTCAATGCCAAGCGGAAGCTGCCGCCGTTTTCCGTGGGACCGATCTCGGCCATGGCCATCAGGCTCGACCAGAGCCGCTGGCCGTCGATGGAAACGCTCATGCAGGTTGCCTCCCTTTGTCTTTATACCCCAACCCTAGGCCGACCCGTCGCGGAACCGATATACCCCAATCAGGATATATTCCCCGCTTCCGCCCCCTCGCTAGTCTGGCCCTGACCTCAACGCAGCACACTCCAACAACGACATCGGACACGCGAGGCCGACCATGACCACCGCTACCCGTACTCCGCCCCGGCCCCTTGATGCCCAGGCGCTGTGGCAGAAGGACAGGGACCACTTCATCCACCCCTTCACCGACTTCAGCCTGTTCCACGACAAGGGCTGCGATCTGATCGTCGACAGCAACGGCATCTACGTGGAGGACATCCACGGCAACCGCTTCATCGACGGCATCGCCGGCCTGTGGTGCGTCAACGTGGGTCACGGCCGCGCCGAGATCGGCCAGGCCATGGCCGAGCAGGCCACCCGCATGGCCTACTTCTCCACCTTCAACAATCTCTCCAACGCCCCGGCGGCGGAGCTCGCCGCCAAGCTCGCCGAGCTGGCCCCGGCAAACCTCAACCACGTCTTCTACAGCTGCGGCGGCTCGGCGGCCAACGACGCCACCGTCCGCCTGGTGCACTACTACTTCAACCGCCTGGGCAAGCCGAACAAGAAGCGTATCCTGTCGCGCCACAACGCCTACCACGGCACCACCTACCTGGCCGCGAGCCTGACCGGCATCGAGAGCAACAACTGGGGCTTCGATACCCTGGATCATCTGGTCACCCACCTGAGCGAGGCCAACCTCTATCGCCGGCCGAAGGGGATGAGCGAGGCGGAGTACTGTGACCATCTGGTGGCCGAGCTCGAGGAGACCATCGAGCGCATCGGCGCCGAGCACATCGCCGCCTTCATCGCCGAGCCGATCATGGGCGCCGGCGGCGTGCTGATGGCGCCTCGGGGCTACCACGCCCGCATGCAGGCGGTGTGCCGCGCCCACGAGATCCTCTACATTGCCGACGAGGTGGTCACCGGCTTCGGTCGCCTGGGTCACTTCTTCGCCTCCGAGGCGGTGTTCGATACCCAGCCGGACATCATCAACTGCGCCAAGGGGCTGTCGTCGGGCTATGCGCCCCTCGGCGCCACCCTGATCTCCGACGAGATCTACGAGGTGCTGGGCACGCCCCAGCGCAAGGGCGGCGTGCTGAGCACCGGCTTCACCTATTCCGGCCATCCGGTGAGCTGCGCGGCGGCGCTCAAGAACATCGAGATCATGGAGCGCGAGGGGATCTGCGCCAACGTACGCGAGGTGGGCCCCTACCTGGAGCGGCAGCTCAAGACGCTCTCGCATCATGCAACCGTCGGCGACGTGAGGGGCAGCCACTTCATGCTGGCCATCGAGAACGTCGCCGACAAGGCCTCCAAGGCGCTGCTGCCGGTGGAGGCACGGGTCGGCGACCGGGTCGCCGCCGAGGCCCAGAAGCGCGGCCTGATCATTCGCCCGGTGGGCCACCTCAACATCATCTCGCCGCCGCTGATCTGGGATCGTGCCGTGGTGGATCGCGTAGTGGCGATCCTCGACGAGGCCTTCACCGCGACCACGACATCGCTACGCCAGGACGGTTACCTGTAACCCGCCGGCAGCCGCCGCATGCGCATGCATGACCCGACATTTCCCGGCGGGTCCAGCCATCGTGCTATGTACAACAACAAAGGTGAACGACCATGACACACTCTCCTTCGGGCCCGACGGCCCACCCCCAAAGCTTCGGCAGCGCCACCAAGGGCGGCCTGCTGTTTCTCGGTGTCGTGCTGATTGCCAGCCTCGGCGGCTTCGCACTGTTCGACGGCGACGACTACGGCATCTACAGCCTGCTGCCCACCGCCGTGGTGCTGGGCATGGCCATCTTCACGCGACGCACCATCGAATCGCTGCTCGCGGGCGCCCTGGTCGGCCTGCTGATGGTCGACCCCACCAGCGTGGTCTCCCAGGGCTCCGACATCCTGCTCGGGGTGCTGGGCAACGATACCGTCACCTGGATCATCCTGGTCTGCGGCCTGTTCGGCAGCCTGATCGCCCTGCTGGTCAAGACCGGCGGCGTGCTGACCTTCGGCGATGCCGTCACCAGGCATATCCATAGCCGCCGCCAGAGCCTGCTGGCCACTTGGCTGCTGGGCCTGGTGATCTTCGTCGACGACTATCTCAACGCCCTGGCGATCAGCGCGTCGATGAAGAAGATCACCGATCGCTTCAACATTTCGCGCGAGAAGCTCGCCTACGTGGTGGACTCCACCGCCGCGCCGATCTGCATCCTGGTGCCCTTCTCCACCTGGGCAGTGTTCTTCGCCGGCCTGCTGGAGGAGAACGACATCGCCGGCAACGGCATGAACCTCTACATCGAGGCGATTCCCTTCATGTTCTACGCCTGGGTGGCCGCCGCCCTGGTCCCCCTGGTGGCTCTGGGCTGGATCCCCGATCTCGGCCCGATGAAGACCGCCGAGGCCCGCGCCGCGGCCGGCCAGCCGATTCCGACGGGCATCGACGACAGCGCCCTGGAAGCGGCAGACGACGGACGCAAGCGGCCGCACCTGCTCAACTTCCTGCTGCCCATCGTCACGCTGATCTTCTTCACCTGGTACTACGATATCGACATCCTGCGCGGCGTGATCGTGGCGCTCGCCGTGACCCTGGTACTGATCGCCAGCCAACGGCTGCTGAGCTTCCACGATACCTTCGACACCGCGCTCGACGGCTTCAAGGCGATGATCATGCCGCTGGGCACCCTGGTGGCCGGCTTCACCCTCAAGGAGGTCAACGACGCCCTGGGGCTCACCGACTATGTGATCAGCACCGTGCAGCCGCTGATGACGCCGGGAATGCTGCCGGCAGTGGTCTTCGTCACCATGGCCTTCCTGGCGTTCGCCACCGCCTCCTTCTGGGGGCTGTTCGCCGTGGCCATGCCCATCGTGCTGCCGCTGGCGGCCAGCCTCGACGCTCACATGCCGCTGGTGGTCGGCGCCCTGATCTCGGCCAGCGCCTTCGGCAGCCACGCCTGCTTCTACGGCGACTCGACGGTACTCTCCGCCCAGGGAGCCGGCTGCACGCCCATGGCCCACGCCCTGACCCAGCTGCCCTACGTGCTGATCGCCGCCGCCATCGCCGCGTGTATCTTCCTGCTGGCGGGGCACCTGTGAGGCTTGTCATGAACGTACCGATGATCGACACCGTGCTGGACGAATCGACACCTCGGGCGCTGGGCTTCGCCATGCCCGCGGAGTTCGCCCCCCACGACGCCTGCTGGATGCTGTGGCCCCAGAGACCCGATACCTGGCGCTTCGGGGCCAAGCCGGCCCAGCAGGCCTTCGTCGAGGTCGCCACCGCCATCTCTGAAAGCGAGACGGTCTACGTCGGCGTCAATGACGACCAATACGAGAATGCCCGCCATCAGTTGCCCGCCCACGTGCGGGTGGTGGAACTCTCCAGCAACGATGCCTGGATGCGCGACGTGGGGCCGACCTTCCTGACCCACCCGGACGGACGCCTGGCCATGGTGGACTGGGAGTTCAATGCCTGGGGCGGTCTCAAGGGCGGGCTCTACTTCCCCTGGGACAAGGACAAGCGCATCCGCACCAAGATCGCCGAGATGCTCGGCATCGAGCGCTTCAAGGCGCCGGTGGTGCTGGAGGGGGGCGCCATCCATGTCGATGGCGAGGGCACGCTGCTGACCACCGAAGAGTGCCTGCTCAACCCCAACCGCAACCCCGGCCTGAATCGCGCCGGGATGGAGCGGGTGCTGCACGAGACACTGGGTGTCGACAAGATCATCTGGCTACCGCGTGGCTGCTACCTGGACGAGACCGACGGCCACATCGACAACCTCTGCTGCTTCGTCGCCCCCGGCGAGGTGGTGCTGAGCTGGTGCGATGACGAGACCGATCCCCAGCACGCCATCTGCCGGGAAGCTCTGCAGGTGCTGGAATCGTCGACCGATGCCAAGGGCCGCAAGCTGCTTGTGCACAAGCTGCCCCAACCGGGTCCGCTGTTCATCGAGGAGGACGAGGCCAGCGGCATCGACCGGCTGAGCAGCTCCCATCCGCGGCGCCCCGGCGACCGCATGGCCGGCTCCTACGTCAACTTCTTCATCGGCAACTCGGTGGTGGTGATGCCGCTGCTGGACC
This portion of the Billgrantia sulfidoxydans genome encodes:
- a CDS encoding Na+/H+ antiporter NhaC family protein encodes the protein MTHSPSGPTAHPQSFGSATKGGLLFLGVVLIASLGGFALFDGDDYGIYSLLPTAVVLGMAIFTRRTIESLLAGALVGLLMVDPTSVVSQGSDILLGVLGNDTVTWIILVCGLFGSLIALLVKTGGVLTFGDAVTRHIHSRRQSLLATWLLGLVIFVDDYLNALAISASMKKITDRFNISREKLAYVVDSTAAPICILVPFSTWAVFFAGLLEENDIAGNGMNLYIEAIPFMFYAWVAAALVPLVALGWIPDLGPMKTAEARAAAGQPIPTGIDDSALEAADDGRKRPHLLNFLLPIVTLIFFTWYYDIDILRGVIVALAVTLVLIASQRLLSFHDTFDTALDGFKAMIMPLGTLVAGFTLKEVNDALGLTDYVISTVQPLMTPGMLPAVVFVTMAFLAFATASFWGLFAVAMPIVLPLAASLDAHMPLVVGALISASAFGSHACFYGDSTVLSAQGAGCTPMAHALTQLPYVLIAAAIAACIFLLAGHL
- the aguA gene encoding agmatine deiminase, yielding MNVPMIDTVLDESTPRALGFAMPAEFAPHDACWMLWPQRPDTWRFGAKPAQQAFVEVATAISESETVYVGVNDDQYENARHQLPAHVRVVELSSNDAWMRDVGPTFLTHPDGRLAMVDWEFNAWGGLKGGLYFPWDKDKRIRTKIAEMLGIERFKAPVVLEGGAIHVDGEGTLLTTEECLLNPNRNPGLNRAGMERVLHETLGVDKIIWLPRGCYLDETDGHIDNLCCFVAPGEVVLSWCDDETDPQHAICREALQVLESSTDAKGRKLLVHKLPQPGPLFIEEDEASGIDRLSSSHPRRPGDRMAGSYVNFFIGNSVVVMPLLDPTRDEQARAILQGLFPGRRVVGVPAREILLGGGNIHCITQQQPRTSGWPR
- a CDS encoding M20 family metallo-hydrolase, yielding MSVSIDGQRLWSSLMAMAEIGPTENGGSFRLALTEEDAAGRRLLIEWCEALGCTLRTDRVGNLFLRRPGKRDDLDPVATGSHLDTQPKGGRFDGILGVLAGLEVFRTLHDRGIVTERPLELVVWTNEEGSRFAPAMVASGTYAGEFSVESTLARKDRDGVSFGEALSACGFAGELPVGEPRLDAFFELHIEQGPVLEEEQEAIGVVTGVQGMRWFDVTLRGQSAHAGPTPMRYRHDALASAARLIDRLQALAMADGSGATKVTFGCLEIDSPSRNVIPGEVRLSVDLRHVDEGELDALEARYDRELAAAAEAFGVEAASERIWASPVVNFDAGCIEAVERAARAQGVPYRRMMSGAGHDSVYVSRVAPTSMIFIPCRDGISHNEAEYATPEHCALGAQVLCDALLERANRQGVRHEH
- a CDS encoding aminotransferase encodes the protein MTTATRTPPRPLDAQALWQKDRDHFIHPFTDFSLFHDKGCDLIVDSNGIYVEDIHGNRFIDGIAGLWCVNVGHGRAEIGQAMAEQATRMAYFSTFNNLSNAPAAELAAKLAELAPANLNHVFYSCGGSAANDATVRLVHYYFNRLGKPNKKRILSRHNAYHGTTYLAASLTGIESNNWGFDTLDHLVTHLSEANLYRRPKGMSEAEYCDHLVAELEETIERIGAEHIAAFIAEPIMGAGGVLMAPRGYHARMQAVCRAHEILYIADEVVTGFGRLGHFFASEAVFDTQPDIINCAKGLSSGYAPLGATLISDEIYEVLGTPQRKGGVLSTGFTYSGHPVSCAAALKNIEIMEREGICANVREVGPYLERQLKTLSHHATVGDVRGSHFMLAIENVADKASKALLPVEARVGDRVAAEAQKRGLIIRPVGHLNIISPPLIWDRAVVDRVVAILDEAFTATTTSLRQDGYL